The window GAGCCGTTATGATCCCGCAGCCATTAAAATGGACAGATAGCTTAGATATCGCTATTGAGCTTTACGAAAAATTTCCTGAGACCGACCCACAACAAATACGTTTTACCGATTTACATCGTTGGATAACAGAGCTTGAGGGCTTTGATGACGATCCCAAAAAATCGAACGAAGGTATATTAGAATCCATTCAAATGAACTGGATTGATGAAGCT of the Psychrobacter sp. LV10R520-6 genome contains:
- the iscX gene encoding Fe-S cluster assembly protein IscX; this translates as MIPQPLKWTDSLDIAIELYEKFPETDPQQIRFTDLHRWITELEGFDDDPKKSNEGILESIQMNWIDEAAD